From a region of the Synergistaceae bacterium genome:
- a CDS encoding electron transfer flavoprotein subunit beta/FixA family protein encodes MRIAVLVKQVPDSDEIKMDPVNGTMIREGEGNIVNPLDLNALEAALVLRREYGGSVNVLSMGPAQTDIALRETLALGADSAYLISDKLFAGADTWATSLVLAKTLKKLGLFDLVLAGEKATDGETGQVGPEVAAMLNIPCATYASSIKVSGENIIVRRTVEEGYEVQKLKLPCLITVLNDMNEPGMPTLSGKKRARRADIEKFGAADLGVSKEEVGLAGSPTRVVKISHPKISRQTEFYSGREIDCGLDRVVEILHDMAVL; translated from the coding sequence ATGAGGATTGCAGTTCTTGTCAAGCAGGTGCCTGATTCTGATGAAATAAAAATGGATCCCGTCAATGGAACAATGATAAGAGAGGGGGAGGGCAATATAGTCAACCCTCTTGACCTCAACGCACTTGAGGCAGCGCTTGTTCTACGCAGAGAATATGGAGGCAGTGTGAATGTGCTATCCATGGGCCCTGCTCAGACAGATATTGCTCTAAGAGAGACGCTGGCACTTGGAGCCGATTCAGCTTATCTCATTTCGGATAAATTATTTGCTGGTGCCGATACATGGGCTACATCTCTGGTTCTTGCTAAGACGCTGAAAAAGCTTGGTTTATTTGATCTTGTGCTTGCCGGAGAAAAAGCCACAGACGGAGAAACAGGGCAGGTTGGACCGGAAGTTGCCGCAATGCTGAATATTCCGTGTGCAACATATGCAAGTTCTATCAAGGTTTCAGGGGAAAACATTATTGTGCGGCGTACCGTTGAAGAGGGGTATGAAGTTCAGAAGCTTAAGCTGCCATGTCTGATTACAGTGCTTAATGACATGAATGAACCTGGAATGCCTACGCTTAGTGGCAAAAAGAGAGCCAGACGAGCTGATATAGAAAAATTTGGAGCGGCTGACTTGGGTGTGTCAAAGGAAGAAGTAGGGCTTGCCGGCTCGCCTACAAGAGTAGTGAAAATTAGTCATCCTAAAATTTCAAGGCAAACAGAGTTTTATAGTGGCAGAGAAATCGATTGCGGGCTAGACCGAGTGGTTGAAATTCTCCATGATATGGCCGTTTTGTAG